The Alnus glutinosa chromosome 1, dhAlnGlut1.1, whole genome shotgun sequence region ATATGCATTGTCATGAAGTCTAGGTTCTGGACCATGCAGATAAATAGGAGAATATGCAAGTCATATACCTTTCCGTGTTGGCTGTTAGTAACTCTCAAGGTTTGTGTGATAGATCCATTACCACTTGCAGGTAGAGTATTGCTGCTAGCTGGATCCAGATGCAGTTGAAGAAACTGTGGGTTAAAAACAACAAGAGATATCATAACTGCATCTTGAACAAGGAGAAAATAGACCTAAGAATTTAAGCAACGGGGAAGCCAGAGAAAATGAATGAACAATCTATATTGAAGAGACCAATGTCAactataaatacaaaataaggCATGAGATATAATTTAAAACAGCACATAAAACACAgcagagaaagggagagaaagtCCAATGTCAAGTTGACGTACTAAACAATAGTAGAATAGACATATTTAACAGCCTATTATCTGGCATTACCTTTGGAACTGCGGCCTGGAAAATAAAATCTGTATAGACATTTGGTGACAAATTTGTAAAAGTAGCCTGGATTGATGTTGTTTGTGGGTTTCCAGGTGGCTTAGAGAAGTCAAACGATATTCTCAAAGAGCTGCTCTCAAACGCGATGACAGATGGATAAACTGGACCATTATTTTCTGTTCATAAAGCAAAAGGCTATCACAACTTTGACAAAAACCATATCTGAAAAAGATCTCCAACTGAGACCAAATTTTACCAGGTATTGGTGGATTGGGAACAAAGCCATCCAACAAATCCATCATAGGGGCAGCTCCTACAGGAGAAGTGGCTCGTGCAGAAAGTGAAGATGGCGATGAGAGTCCCTCCAATGATGAAACTGGTGATTTGTTAACTTGACTGGTGGATAATATGTCAGGTATGGATAAGCTGCTTTGTGCAGGAGGTGTTTCAATAGACAAAAGATCCAGTAGAACATCTGTGCCAGTTCTAGGAGCCTGATTTGTACCTGAAATTGcagaaagaaaaacacaaatgATATGATGCATGGGTTAAGACTAGATTAATTCATGAACAATGAAATTGTATACATTCGtatgtatacatacatatatttgtGTGTATGTGTTTATCTGTAAAATCTATATACCTATACAACAGAAGATCAAGACAACTTAAACACAGGTTCTTAAAACTGTCAAACGAGGAAACAGAGTGCATCACTAGAAGCTACATAAGCAAAATTTAAAGATCCTGAGGTTTGGAAGTGTATCCTCCACAAATCTTCTCTTGCcttcttgtttaattaaaaaggaaaaaagaaaaagattttctGATACAAGCGTGGCCCCCAGAAAATTGACTAGAATCAAGTACTCTTGATTCAATGTGTTCCCAATAACTTAAATGCAATGGATACCAAGTACAGTCGTATAACAAACAGAATTGGACAAACCTAATGCTTCCCAAGGTACTAAGGTTTACTTAAGCTCCTAGACAATGTGACCAGCAACCAACCCACAATATAAACTACATGTTTCTAGTATTTATAACCCATAATATAATTACATATAACATAATATTAGATGCTCCATTATTTTTTACACGTAATGAGTAGGTGAGTTGGTCTAAGTCGGATGGTTCTGAGTCCACTCAAATCTGACCCATAGGAACTGGCTGAACCTTGGGTAATGCTCCACCACGATCATAAAAAATGGATCCTCCACTTCTTAACcatgcagaaaagaaaattatccaGATCAGGGTCCCAAACAAAGGCCAGCATTTTGGAAAGTGCTGACTCCTACCTTAATGCTTTAAAAGCCAACAGGTCTATAAGAATACACAGATGGttaatgccccccccccccccccccaattcaAAAGTGATCATGAAAAAATTCATGACATTCCAATACTAACCGGATTGTTGTGATGCTGGCGAGAGATCAACACCAAGAAGATCCTGAAGAAAATCACCACCAGAGGAACTAGGTGCAGGAGCATCATCTAAACTTAGATCAAGTAAATCTACAAGAGGAGCCGCAGGAGGTTTAGCAACTCCATTTGGAAGATTAAGTGATGCTCCATTGGAAGTTGAAACTGTTGCTGGCGTTGAACCTGCCCTCCTTCCAATGAAAGTTGCCTCATCCAAAACAGGCATCCTTTCAACCAGCGTGGACCTGCAGAACTTCATCCATAAGCTTTCTAATCTAcaaatttgcttcaaaaataaaaatccttcCCAAGAGCACCAGGGAGGGGGGTGGAAGAAACAAAGGATAAAGGGGAAGAAACTGAAGCTCTTGATGATTTAAATCCCAAAAAGTATAAATGCATACCTAATATTCTGATGCTTCTCAATAATAGAATTGAATTCGATGGATCTCTGCTGCGACTCAAGAACAAGGCTTCCTCTGTGTTGAATGATAATATCCCGGACCCTCCTAAGATATTATTTAGAGAACAACCACACTTTCATGTCATAAGAGAGATGAGAATGAAAtttttgattgatttatttagAAAAGATTTACTAATTTTGGGAGACTCAAGGAACATAGCCGGAACCAAGTCCAAAAAAATTAGACTGATAAAGATAAGTTCCTAAACAAATACACAAATCAGTGCATATATACGAATATGATTTGTGCATGTAGTACGTATGTATGTTATCCaatgagtgagagagagagagagagagagagagagagagagattcaaccATAATCATATCTGAAGTCCAACAGCATACCATTGCCAGCAATAGGAAAAGGAAACAATTCATATTAAGTTGAGTGACAGCTTGCTAAGCCCAAAAGGGAAAACCCTCTTCAGCTATGTAGACGTAGAATGTGGGCATTTTTCTAGAACATTATAGACATCTAACAAAACAGAAAGGATGCTGGGGGGAAATACATCTTAAGCATGGCAGAATATAAATGTGATAAAGGTTAAAAcagtggcaaaaaaaaaaaaaaacggtaaCATACTCTGAACAAGATGGAAAACGGGAAGAGAGCTTTAACAAAGCAATCAAACACATTGCTTTGGTGGTGAGATCTGATGTATGGCTCTTAACGGCAAGCTCTATGACATCCACAGTATCGGATCCTGTTACCTGCTTAGAAGACCTCAAGTTAATCTGgaggaaaaaatataatgatGACCAACCGAAGGGTCTAAACATTCATTCGTTACCAAACAATGTAACTCGGATGCTGCAGTCATGCAATCTATTTATACTAAAAGCAGAAGTCAGTAGACAGCCTTATTGTAGATTTTAGCCCTCAAGTTAGTCAAGTCACCTTTTGGAATCAGGATGACTTGCCAAGGACATTTCTTTAACTTATATCTCAATTTTAACCTATGTAATTACAGAGAACAATGGGAGACGAGCATAAGATATTTTTCAGTCATCTCTCATTTCAGTTGCTGAAACTTaatgaacaagaagaagaagccgaaacattattatttttttgataagaagaagaagccgAAACTTATTTTGCCCATCTGAAGAAATCAAGgcaaaataagaaacaaaaagaacaaagaaaaaagaaaaaaggatgaCATATTCAAACAAGACCGTAAGTCAAGAGATTTATTTGTTCATGGCATTATCTTCAGATCTGCTTTATCCTACTTTCCACGTTCTGAAAATAATACAGCTAAGATGACCACAGGAAGTTCATACAAAACATATGCAAGAGGTTGAACTCACAGTTATTGGATCCTCTGTGTCAAGCATTCCAGCATTATTGACTAACATGTCACCATATTCTCCTATGCACCAAACTGCCACTCGAACAAGAGTTTCCTggtgaaaatattaaaacaattcTCTCAGGACAAACAAATGTTTATAAATGGCATGTATGCTTAAATACTAAAGATGATAGGAGCTCCATCTTGAGCATTTATCttgtcttttttcctttttgataagtatattgAACATATATCTTGACGGGAAAAAAACAACCGAGTACCTGTTCAGCTGATGTTTGGAATGCTCTGTATAATGCCCTTACAGTATATCCATGGAGGTCAGAAGCATTGCTTATCACAACAATAAGGGCATGCCAGACTTCATCTTTTACAAAATTTCCAGCCTACTAAGCATAGAATAAAGATAAGTACCTCCTAaaaccaaaatatataattgcGTATGCTgaaaaaatacaaatgaaatgaTTAACAAATGTCAGATGTGGCACTTTCGTACCAAAGCAAATTAAACATATTGCATGAAACAATTTTCTGTTAGAAGTTTAGAGAAGAAGCACTAGCACATATGGCGACCGCAAAAATGTGACTAGTAGTCGAATTACTTTCCAAAAATGTTATCATCAGAGTCCACAGAGGTGCAACATTATCACCCTCATCTACATATCCACATACTTCCACATATTTctaaacatttttttgtttcctcaACCCTTCTATTCGAGTTGCCAAAACATCTTTTGGTAGCCTCCAATTATACTTAATCCACCTAAAAGCAACAAATGGCATTACACATAGCTGAAGCAGTTCAACATCTGACTAATTTTGGCCTTAACTGGAAACAGAATCACACGATAGCATTTGTCTAACTAAACTCCACCTTCATAGAGATTAAATACAGTTGAGTAATAATAAATCAGAAGCGATTAAGATGTGGTTGGCACAAAGGGGAAACCAATCTAGGGTAGTGACACTGACTTATCAATGCAGAAACATTTAAATGTTTCATAAAAGCATCAAACAAACAGCACTAAATATAATATGATAGACAAAGAATAGGTTATTATGTTTTATACCTCAGAGAGAACCTTGAGCATCTGATCAATGTACCAAATCTTCTCTGGTGAAAACCTAAAGCACCAAAGAGTGAATGTTAATAAACTAAACATTGCTAGGTCATAATTCCAATTAATTCATCTAGTAGGCCATGCTCAACTAGTCTTACTGTATGGAACGATACCGTGATCCATAACAATCTATAGATATAGGCACATACATACAAAACtataaatatgcatatatataaatttatagacatCCACGTTCCAGATGCcacaaaaaaggaaataataatATCTATGTCGAAAAATCAACCCCAAAAGCTTCTATTAGGAAGTgggccaaaagaaaaatatcaagcTTAAAAATACTCCTCCTCACGGGCAAGCCTACTGAATAACAATGAACCAATCGTGGTGTATTGCAAGTGCAAAACAGAAGAAACTAGCAGAATGGAAGCCATTGACGCTTGAGTCAAGGTCCTTTTAGATAAACAAGGCTCTAATACAATCTTAGAAAACATCGATACCGAGTGCGCAAAGCAATTAGGAGGTGGACACGCTCACAAACACATAAAACTCTAATAATCTAAAGCATTAAGGAGACCAATTTACTTTCCCCTATGTGCAGAACTGCCTTCGTTGGATGGGGAACAAATGCTTAAGTTGCTTCAAAAGTACATGGAAAAACCTATAATGGTAATGCCACTACAAGAATTGGCAAGTGAACTATTACCTCTGGAGTCTAGATATACTACCATATGAATGCCAAATACTACTACTATTAGTAGCTAGCATAACttcttatttgttttatttgttttctctaAGAAGCAAATATTCATCTTTGTTACAAATCACATAGCAGATACAAGGAAATATAATCTggtatctcttttttttttttttgataggtaataagtaggtcttattaaaagcgtaaggcgcccctcaatacaccggcagtatacaagagaacgcacctagctagaaagagaaaaacgaacaagaaattcatcaaaggtaaacgacaacggtgacacaaaagccaccgtccaaagatacaaagtatgaaaaaaagaagctaaaatttcctccaatgatctctccaagtcctcaaaacacctatcatttctttccttccaaacacaccaaagaatgcatgttggcaccatcttccagaAAGAATtcaatctaatttttatttaactgTAACTTACTTTGCAATTATGGAACAAATTTTGGCAGTAAGATCCCCCTTGAATTCTTGATCACTTACTTCCAGATATTCAATTAGCTCTTTTGTTAAAGGCTTCACATTGCTCTCATTTACTAGAAGATAAACAAGTTCAAGGGCCCTTTTCCGAATTGAAGCATCTGAATCCTGAAAGCGAAAAGGTCAAATGATGTTACACACTAGAAGACTCAGTTTTTGCGAATAGTAGTGTGGAATAGTCAGACAAGGCAATGCATCAATTCCACATAAAACTGTATTCCAGAAAATATCAGAAACAATTTAACGACTCAATCCAAAGTCTTCATACTTATTCTGTAAACAAGTCCAAAATAATGCTTTAAATGATAAATATTTGCTGCTTCAGCAAGTTTACAGGGAGAATTAAGCCTCGCATATTCCGCAGACTACTGCAAACTagacaagccaaaatatcttggGCAAAAAGACTGTATATAAAGCGACTGTGTATACTTCAATAATTGGAGAAAAGGAACAAGAAGGATAAgcggaagaagaaaataaaaaaaggacaTTTCTCGATTTTTTATCAAGCAACAATTAATTCAGCACTTTTTCATTgttattaaggaaaaaaaagtaaGCATGCCCATGGAATACCTTTACACATTCCAAGATTGTTGCCCGATGCCTTTGCACTGCTTGAGCATCTACAGTTATAGCGTTCATCAGCATGTTTAATGCAACatatctggaaaaaaaaaaaaaacaagagtttcaatttaataatataGATGAGCAAGCAGCCGACAGGGAGGGATAGAGAAAAGGGCCAAAgcattagaatattaatcaaagaaaataacttcATACAAGGACTGATAATTATTAGGCCTGAAGCATAAAAGAGTAAGACTTTAGTCTCAGGTTCCAAACATGccagaaaaagtaaaagaacaaAAGTCTTCAGAAAAGTCAATGGATGGCTTACAACATAAACAGTCAGCACTTTTAAACTTTTTAGGTGGTTAGAAATTTCAAATAGAGTATTGCCGCACACTAATGCAGTCAATTAGAACTTGGTGACTGGCTAAGCAGTTATTGAAGctaaaaaaaataggtatttaCCACCTTAATTTACTTTCTAGCTGTTTGCTCTCTACAAATACATATAACGTCAATTCTGTTATTTGTGAGGGCAGTTAAAATCAAAATAGAGGTAATGCTCTTCTCCGATGTAGATTAAttgttatatatagatattgtGTCTAACAATCGCAGAGAGAATTAATGTGGATGCAAATTATAGTAGCACCAACATCAGATAGTGGATAGCGACTGGATATCATTGCTCAGTTTTTCATCAGGTATTTCTTGACTTTCAAACAAACACCTCACATCCTCCTCTTAGTTCATATACTTATGAGAGGTACGTAAAAAGGCAATCTTTCATGTAAGGATGAGGTAATCCATTGGAGGGAAGGGATTTAGGATGGGGGAGACCACCTTAATTGTATAGGCTACAAACTAGCATTTGATTGAAAAAAACAAGACCATCACACTAGCATGCATTTTTCCAACCCTTAATCATGGTTTAAGTCACTAATCAGCCATTCTCGACTTCTATGAGCATAAAGTATTTTATTAAAGATGGAAATATATTGGCAAGTAATAGATCCCGCAGAATGTTTAGCAAGACACCACCACAGGATCAGATAATAAATCTTacgcaaaagaaaaagatgcatATATTAGTGCCCAATAATTCAggtaaaacctgaaaacaaaaataaatcgaCCACAAGTGACCACAGAAGCATGTCCAGCTTAAAATACAATAACAAAACCTGATATTGTTGTCACGATTTGACAAGAATCTACCCAAGATATTGATAGCAAGCACACGTAAGCCACCATGATCTTCAATACTCATGATAGTTTCGACACATTCATATAGAATAGCATTTCCAGCATTCTTGTTTGACTCAGTTTTTGTTGCCACCTAGGAAAACAAAATATGGCacatcaattaaaaaaagaaaagagttaaacttTGTCAAATTTTGTCAAATCATGAATCTAGATGATGCCATGAATTATGAGCAATTACATCTGTCTAAAAAGGAGATATTAGAGTAAAAGCAACAAGCTTCATAAATCCACTTTGACAAGGTTACAAGGAATGACAAGAAAGGGGTCCTTCAAATTATATGATTGGAGTCAAAGTATTTGATTTAGAGATAAGTATGCACTTAACAGACCAAGCAAGATTTAATTTGTAAGGAGAACACAATTGCAAGGATTTTGAAGACATACTTTGCACCTTAATTCTGCGATTTATCATCAAATCCAAATCAGTCAACATCCATGTACATGAATACATTTACATGTATACATAATAAAACGTAACGTAAGcttatcttttttccttttttcttttcgatAAGTAGCATAAGCTTACAATCTTAAAGATAACATTAGAAAAACTAAAGTTAATGGACACAAAAActacacaatttccatatacaaaaatttaaaaagattaaaaaaaaataaaaatcttatgaGACTTTTTCTTACTGATAAACACTACTAACTACTCACACATTTGTACAAGACTTAATCCACGACTTCACCCTCCACCCGTGTTTTATGGAGAGAAGAGATGTCATTTGGTTGAAGGACCATGGGATAAAAAAGTCCTATGAGACTTTAcaaatacattttcttttggaTAAGTACTTTACAAATACATTTTCCAATGTATTATAtaacataaatcataatttataccAACTTTCTTTTAGAATTCCTATTTCTAAACAACTGGTATGTATTAAGCCTATCCTTTTTGCTTAGGCAacaatttgttagttttttcaCCTTTAGGGACATTCAAaccatttaaaaagaaaaagaaaaaaagggatgATCACATCGGATATCTCCAGGCCACTAATCTCAAACATTTTTTAATCCACTTGTAATTATAATAGAGTACTCTTAGTCCTACTCTTCTTATGATCCATTTATTCTGAAGCATCTTCTTGTTCTACAATTCTCCGATCAATGAGAACTACATTATCAACAAGCATACATGCCACCATGAGACCAACACGGAAGCCCTGTCAAACATGCATAATGGAAGTAGAAAGATATGTCATCCACATTGACATCTTCTGCAAAATTACTATTCTGTAGAAGTCCTACCTCATCCCTTCCTgaacatgaaatttaatttCATCACAGTCACAAGGCCACACCTGTAGTAGCCTCCATATCCTTTCTACCATTGAGACCTCCCAAAAGTTAAGAGCAGAagacattcaaatgaagaacaTATACTTCTAAGACTGCTGAGGTAAAAACATCACAAGTGACCCCTCCACCACCActaaattcttcttcttctttttgataagtaagaaaagatttattaaaaaagcgtaaaggcgcccctcagtacacaggaagtatacacaagaaacACCAAAAGCTAACCCGCAACAACTGatagaaaacagaaaaagaaccCCAGAACCCAGGAAAGAACgcccaaaacaacccacaaaagagccCAACCAGACATGAGAAAAAACCCAAAGACCCGAGAGATAGCCCACAACCCACCAATGCACACAACCCTACAACATGCGGGCCTTTCCATTACTAGAGGAAACTGAAGCGTCGCCATAATTTATGGAGCTTTGCAGATTCAgtagctccctcttgccttttgaCTTCTGGCGTGCTATCATCTTTTCTCGCAAAAAATCTTCCTCCATGGCGTCCCGAATAGCCAAGGCCTCCTCCTCAAAAGAACCATCCAAAGCCCAATTCAAGGGtaaaccatcccaataatcttcatcctcctcccaaaccacaatctccccattatgatcaaaaccgacaaGCCAATTTCGAGATTGGGAAAATCCATTTCCTTCAGCGgaataaggaaaaaaaggaGATAGGCAACCTCTCGGGGGGGAGGAAGGTCCAACCATCCCAACCTCATTGACCTTTTGCGGCAATGTGAAAATAACTGGCACCATCGGGCAAGAATTGAGAAATCCCCTTCTTAGACCCTGCTTCACTGGTGGCTCTGCAACCGTAACCTTTTTAACAGCACAGCCAGCAGACATCTTCATGGCTTCCAGGGAATCCAAAAATAGCTCATCATTCCATTTTACAGAATGCCCTTCCCTTAGTTTCCTTCGCTCTCCGGTAGGAACACTGAAAATGCTTAGAAACCACTACGAGGAGGGATGAACGCAACTTCTCTCCCAACCCAGCCGCTCCTGCAAGAGACAAAGGGGCAAAACCGGGTTGAGGAATCTGAAGTGGCCTCAACGGAATGAACTTAAAGACAGCAGCCGGAGAATGGGCCGAAACCACCGGAAAATCAAGATCCAGAGCTGGCGATGGAGGAAACCCG contains the following coding sequences:
- the LOC133866990 gene encoding AP-1 complex subunit gamma-2-like isoform X2, yielding MNPFSSGTRLRDMIRAIRACKTAAEERGVVRKECAAIRASINENDQDYRHRNLAKLMFIHMLGYPTHFGQMECLKLIASPEFPEKRIGYLGLMLLLDERQEVLMLVTNSLKQDLNHANQYIVGLALCALGNICSAEMARDLAPEVERLLQFRDPNTRKKAALCAIRIIKKVPDLAENFINPAAALLKEKHHGVLITAVQLCTDLCKVSAEALEYFRKCTESLVKTLKDIVNSPYAPEYDIAGIADPFLHIRLLKFLRVLGKGDADASDLMNDILAQVATKTESNKNAGNAILYECVETIMSIEDHGGLRVLAINILGRFLSNRDNNIRYVALNMLMNAITVDAQAVQRHRATILECVKDSDASIRKRALELVYLLVNESNVKPLTKELIEYLEVSDQEFKGDLTAKICSIIAKFSPEKIWYIDQMLKVLSEAGNFVKDEVWHALIVVISNASDLHGYTVRALYRAFQTSAEQETLVRVAVWCIGEYGDMLVNNAGMLDTEDPITVTGSDTVDVIELAVKSHTSDLTTKAMCLIALLKLSSRFPSCSERVRDIIIQHRGSLVLESQQRSIEFNSIIEKHQNIRSTLVERMPVLDEATFIGRRAGSTPATVSTSNGASLNLPNGVAKPPAAPLVDLLDLSLDDAPAPSSSGGDFLQDLLGVDLSPASQQSGTNQAPRTGTDVLLDLLSIETPPAQSSLSIPDILSTSQVNKSPVSSLEGLSSPSSLSARATSPVGAAPMMDLLDGFVPNPPIPENNGPVYPSVIAFESSSLRISFDFSKPPGNPQTTSIQATFTNLSPNVYTDFIFQAAVPKFLQLHLDPASSNTLPASGNGSITQTLRVTNSQHGKKSLVMRIRIAYKINNKDILEDGQINNFPGGL
- the LOC133866990 gene encoding AP-1 complex subunit gamma-2-like isoform X1: MNPFSSGTRLRDMIRAIRACKTAAEERGVVRKECAAIRASINENDQDYRHRNLAKLMFIHMLGYPTHFGQMECLKLIASPEFPEKRIGYLGLMLLLDERQEVLMLVTNSLKQDLNHANQYIVGLALCALGNICSAEMARDLAPEVERLLQFRDPNTRKKAALCAIRIIKKVPDLAENFINPAAALLKEKHHGVLITAVQLCTDLCKVSAEALEYFRKKCTESLVKTLKDIVNSPYAPEYDIAGIADPFLHIRLLKFLRVLGKGDADASDLMNDILAQVATKTESNKNAGNAILYECVETIMSIEDHGGLRVLAINILGRFLSNRDNNIRYVALNMLMNAITVDAQAVQRHRATILECVKDSDASIRKRALELVYLLVNESNVKPLTKELIEYLEVSDQEFKGDLTAKICSIIAKFSPEKIWYIDQMLKVLSEAGNFVKDEVWHALIVVISNASDLHGYTVRALYRAFQTSAEQETLVRVAVWCIGEYGDMLVNNAGMLDTEDPITVTGSDTVDVIELAVKSHTSDLTTKAMCLIALLKLSSRFPSCSERVRDIIIQHRGSLVLESQQRSIEFNSIIEKHQNIRSTLVERMPVLDEATFIGRRAGSTPATVSTSNGASLNLPNGVAKPPAAPLVDLLDLSLDDAPAPSSSGGDFLQDLLGVDLSPASQQSGTNQAPRTGTDVLLDLLSIETPPAQSSLSIPDILSTSQVNKSPVSSLEGLSSPSSLSARATSPVGAAPMMDLLDGFVPNPPIPENNGPVYPSVIAFESSSLRISFDFSKPPGNPQTTSIQATFTNLSPNVYTDFIFQAAVPKFLQLHLDPASSNTLPASGNGSITQTLRVTNSQHGKKSLVMRIRIAYKINNKDILEDGQINNFPGGL